A portion of the Cellulophaga algicola DSM 14237 genome contains these proteins:
- a CDS encoding sigma-70 family RNA polymerase sigma factor, with amino-acid sequence MKNDINIIWADLNEELFAFMLSQLKDEELAKDLHQEVFIKVQTKIHQLKHSSKLTSWVYQITRNTIIDHFRKTTSKNISLENVDIAESEVDNFKYSNLSTCINQKIKLLSATHQEVILLTAFQNYTQKELAEHLKISYSGTKSRVQKAREILKNTILDCPNLEADSSGKLLNFEKKQD; translated from the coding sequence TTGAAAAATGACATAAATATAATTTGGGCTGACCTTAATGAGGAATTATTTGCGTTTATGCTGTCACAATTAAAAGATGAAGAACTCGCAAAAGACCTACATCAAGAAGTATTCATAAAAGTCCAAACAAAAATTCATCAATTAAAGCACTCCTCCAAACTCACAAGTTGGGTCTATCAAATTACGAGAAATACTATTATTGATCATTTTCGAAAAACAACATCAAAAAATATCAGCTTAGAAAATGTTGACATTGCTGAAAGTGAGGTTGACAATTTTAAATATTCAAACCTAAGCACCTGTATCAATCAAAAAATAAAATTACTTTCTGCAACACATCAAGAAGTGATTCTTTTAACAGCTTTTCAAAACTACACCCAGAAAGAACTAGCAGAGCACTTGAAAATATCTTATTCAGGAACAAAATCTAGAGTCCAAAAAGCGAGAGAAATTCTTAAAAACACTATTTTAGATTGTCCTAATCTTGAGGCTGATAGTTCTGGTAAGTTATTAAACTTTGAAAAAAAACAAGATTAA
- a CDS encoding PhzF family phenazine biosynthesis protein, giving the protein MDQSKTIKVQIINAFVANNKGGNPAGVVLNAGELSIRNKLEIAQKVGLSETAFVSSSKTDAFKLDFYTPTKQIAHCGHATVATFSYLKQQGLLKGNTSSKETIDGSRGIRIIGENAFMEQRAPKYASLENYKAAILKSVGLDTADLLPNTSIQLVNTGNSFVLIPVKTTKALKNLKPNLALIKKISIELEAVGYYAFTPTSSNVESDATTRMFAPSYGISEEAATGMAAGPLASYLYDVMSIDKRRFMIQQGNFMDSPSPSLIIVDLNIEKGKITQLMAGGKGVVKEELIITLDQ; this is encoded by the coding sequence ATGGACCAATCAAAAACAATTAAAGTACAGATCATTAATGCCTTTGTAGCAAATAACAAAGGCGGAAACCCCGCAGGGGTAGTTTTGAATGCAGGCGAGCTAAGCATTAGAAATAAATTAGAAATTGCTCAAAAAGTAGGACTCTCTGAAACAGCATTTGTTTCAAGCTCTAAAACGGATGCTTTTAAATTAGACTTTTATACGCCCACAAAACAAATAGCCCATTGCGGACATGCAACTGTTGCTACTTTCTCTTACCTAAAGCAACAAGGATTACTAAAAGGGAATACCTCCTCGAAAGAAACAATAGACGGTAGCCGAGGCATTAGAATAATTGGGGAAAATGCTTTTATGGAACAACGAGCTCCAAAATATGCTTCCTTAGAAAATTATAAAGCCGCTATTTTAAAATCAGTAGGACTCGATACAGCTGATCTTCTACCCAATACTTCCATACAACTTGTTAACACCGGTAATTCATTTGTACTTATCCCTGTTAAAACAACTAAAGCCTTAAAAAACCTGAAACCCAATTTAGCGCTTATTAAAAAAATTAGTATTGAATTAGAGGCTGTAGGGTATTATGCGTTTACACCTACCTCATCAAATGTAGAAAGCGATGCAACCACAAGAATGTTTGCACCTAGTTATGGTATTTCTGAAGAAGCAGCTACAGGCATGGCTGCTGGGCCCCTAGCGAGCTATCTATATGACGTGATGTCTATAGACAAAAGAAGATTTATGATTCAACAAGGAAATTTTATGGATAGCCCATCTCCTAGTTTAATTATTGTCGATTTAAATATTGAAAAAGGTAAGATCACACAACTCATGGCTGGAGGAAAAGGAGTTGTTAAAGAGGAGCTAATAATTACCTTAGACCAGTAA
- a CDS encoding winged helix-turn-helix transcriptional regulator, with translation MNANYCPLDYTMNLIGTKWKPIVLFHLLEGAERSGVLQKKVPGISNKMFTQTVRELEKDGLISRKIYPVVPPKVEYALTARGKSLEAILKSLDQWGIEDKKAF, from the coding sequence ATGAATGCTAATTATTGTCCGCTAGATTATACCATGAATTTAATTGGTACCAAATGGAAGCCAATTGTGTTGTTCCATTTATTAGAAGGAGCAGAGCGATCCGGAGTTTTACAGAAGAAAGTTCCTGGAATTTCTAATAAAATGTTCACACAAACAGTTAGAGAATTGGAAAAAGACGGATTGATTTCTAGAAAAATATATCCAGTGGTACCCCCTAAGGTAGAATATGCTTTAACGGCTAGGGGAAAATCATTAGAAGCTATATTAAAAAGCTTAGATCAATGGGGCATAGAAGATAAAAAAGCGTTTTAA
- a CDS encoding VOC family protein, which produces MTTKKEYPKSFSHIGITVPDIKKAVSFYTEVMGWYVIMEPSTVTKETDTAIGQMCIDVFGDAWETFEIAHLATSDGIGVELFSFPQGIKEAPEFSPFNTGLFHFCIQDPDIEGLVEKVKEHGGKQRMPIREYYPKDKPFKMCYVEDPFGIVFEIYTHSYELTYSSGAYAK; this is translated from the coding sequence ATGACCACTAAAAAAGAATATCCAAAATCGTTTTCACATATAGGCATTACTGTTCCAGACATTAAAAAGGCCGTTAGCTTTTATACGGAAGTGATGGGCTGGTACGTAATCATGGAACCCTCTACCGTTACCAAAGAAACAGATACCGCTATTGGACAAATGTGTATCGATGTATTTGGTGATGCTTGGGAAACTTTTGAGATTGCCCATTTAGCGACATCTGATGGCATCGGAGTCGAATTATTTTCATTTCCGCAAGGCATTAAAGAAGCGCCAGAATTTAGTCCGTTCAATACAGGACTTTTCCATTTTTGCATACAAGACCCAGATATCGAAGGTTTGGTAGAAAAGGTAAAAGAACATGGAGGAAAACAAAGAATGCCTATTCGTGAATATTACCCAAAAGACAAACCTTTTAAAATGTGTTATGTAGAAGATCCGTTTGGGATTGTATTCGAGATTTATACGCACAGTTATGAACTCACCTATTCTTCTGGTGCGTATGCAAAATAA
- a CDS encoding GMC oxidoreductase — protein sequence MEKNDSRANYNYGFPTPGPQQPTGQDVMNHVFFTTQSDWKKIQETEQFDFIVVGSSFCCLAFVERTLSKNPFAKILILERGEYFLPEHFQNLPLPYKQTLGGLSETYPWTLSKKTTEGEYIKWQHGMLPFFGGRSTLWSAWCPRPTKEEMINWPKEVIANAHNYFATAEKLLNVVPTDQIDSPIKSKPVYGVLQKEIQQKLNENYTKIKEITRTFAAPLAVKTPDVVDLDFSKFSVPGKLLEIAERQKELFKKEKGALVHIVTNCLVSKIIAQDNYPTALDTSRGILNIGEAKLILAMGTMPPTTLIQNSFPALENVGKRFTSHFVSAIIARIPRVHFEFSKDLAELELGAFYIAGVNPERGHEGQFHIQLTALSDKNPIKNIKTALINMPDVVATATKEQLLDSKDYVVFVCATLGELDYNNEENWFLKNADLDPTTNATLQVIANRNDMKVWDSMDTTTFETLEEIISPEGKKMVEYWDTITKKWENRRPTDKSYRVPALVHEASTLWISDKKDEGVVDVNYKVKKVENVYVTGAALWPTGASWNPTLTMVALAQHLADNLSK from the coding sequence ATGGAGAAAAACGATAGTAGGGCAAATTATAATTATGGCTTTCCAACACCAGGACCTCAACAACCAACAGGCCAAGATGTAATGAATCATGTGTTTTTCACCACTCAGTCTGATTGGAAAAAAATACAAGAAACGGAGCAGTTTGATTTTATAGTTGTGGGCTCTAGTTTTTGCTGTCTTGCATTCGTAGAAAGAACATTATCCAAAAATCCATTTGCTAAAATTCTTATTTTGGAGCGTGGAGAATACTTTTTACCTGAGCACTTTCAAAATTTACCTTTACCGTATAAACAGACACTTGGAGGTTTAAGTGAAACATACCCTTGGACTTTGTCTAAAAAAACCACTGAAGGCGAATATATCAAATGGCAGCATGGCATGTTGCCATTTTTTGGTGGCCGTTCTACTTTATGGAGTGCTTGGTGCCCTAGACCCACTAAAGAAGAAATGATTAATTGGCCAAAAGAAGTCATTGCCAACGCTCATAATTATTTTGCTACAGCGGAAAAACTCTTAAATGTAGTACCAACGGATCAAATTGACTCTCCAATTAAAAGTAAACCAGTATATGGTGTACTACAAAAGGAGATTCAACAAAAGTTAAATGAAAATTATACAAAAATTAAAGAAATTACAAGAACTTTTGCTGCGCCTTTAGCTGTAAAAACTCCAGACGTAGTAGACTTAGATTTTTCCAAATTCTCCGTGCCGGGAAAACTTTTAGAGATCGCAGAAAGGCAAAAAGAATTGTTTAAAAAAGAAAAAGGCGCTTTAGTACATATAGTCACAAATTGCCTTGTTAGCAAAATAATAGCCCAAGACAATTATCCAACGGCACTAGATACCTCAAGGGGTATTCTTAATATAGGAGAAGCCAAATTAATACTTGCTATGGGAACTATGCCTCCTACCACGTTGATTCAAAATTCTTTTCCTGCGCTAGAAAACGTAGGAAAACGATTTACATCACATTTTGTTTCTGCAATCATTGCTAGAATCCCAAGAGTACATTTTGAATTTTCCAAGGACTTAGCCGAATTAGAGTTAGGCGCATTTTATATTGCAGGTGTAAACCCTGAAAGAGGCCATGAAGGTCAGTTTCACATTCAACTAACCGCATTATCAGATAAAAATCCGATTAAAAATATCAAAACTGCATTAATTAATATGCCAGATGTCGTGGCCACTGCAACTAAAGAACAACTATTAGATTCAAAAGATTATGTCGTATTTGTTTGTGCTACTCTCGGAGAGTTAGATTATAACAATGAAGAAAACTGGTTTTTAAAAAATGCAGATTTAGACCCAACAACTAATGCTACTTTACAAGTCATTGCTAATCGTAATGATATGAAAGTATGGGATTCTATGGACACAACTACTTTTGAAACCTTAGAAGAAATAATATCGCCTGAAGGAAAAAAAATGGTGGAGTATTGGGATACTATAACTAAAAAATGGGAAAACAGAAGACCTACAGACAAAAGCTATAGAGTTCCTGCCTTAGTGCATGAAGCATCAACACTTTGGATCAGTGATAAAAAAGATGAAGGTGTCGTAGACGTAAATTACAAGGTAAAAAAAGTTGAAAATGTATATGTTACAGGTGCTGCCTTATGGCCCACTGGTGCTTCATGGAATCCAACTCTAACCATGGTGGCTTTAGCGCAACATTTAGCAGATAATTTAAGTAAATAA
- a CDS encoding response regulator transcription factor has product MQSNVLKIMIIDNDKQFHKGYRYFFETYTDYALAGIYTSVNDALQQFNSVMPDIIVSEVAIPDLNGIDAIQYFRKLKADIKVIMLSADSDFEQVKKAFKNQANGYLTKPLTNARLHHALDSIKFEGAAMSHDIASKLISMFQSKSYDSFSKRENQIIEFLCQGSTYKMIAERLFITASAVNFHIQNIYVKLNVNSKSEALVKLREMELKEAC; this is encoded by the coding sequence ATGCAATCAAATGTTCTAAAAATTATGATCATAGATAACGATAAACAATTTCACAAAGGTTACCGTTACTTCTTTGAAACCTACACAGATTATGCACTCGCTGGTATATATACTTCAGTGAATGATGCCCTACAACAATTTAACTCCGTAATGCCTGATATTATTGTATCAGAAGTAGCAATTCCAGACTTAAATGGTATTGATGCTATTCAATATTTCAGAAAATTAAAGGCAGACATAAAAGTTATCATGCTAAGTGCAGATAGCGATTTTGAACAAGTAAAAAAAGCATTTAAAAATCAAGCCAACGGCTACTTAACAAAACCTCTTACTAATGCTAGGCTTCACCACGCTTTAGATTCTATAAAGTTTGAAGGTGCAGCGATGAGTCATGATATTGCCTCAAAGTTAATCTCTATGTTTCAAAGTAAATCATACGATTCTTTTTCCAAGAGAGAAAATCAAATTATAGAATTCCTTTGTCAAGGAAGTACTTATAAAATGATTGCAGAACGCTTATTTATTACAGCAAGTGCTGTTAATTTCCATATACAGAACATCTATGTAAAGCTTAATGTAAACTCTAAATCTGAAGCTTTGGTTAAGCTAAGAGAGATGGAGCTGAAAGAAGCTTGCTAG